A single window of Arcobacter venerupis DNA harbors:
- a CDS encoding FAD-dependent thymidylate synthase, producing MINMINKKENIFGDDIAFVENWDFSKANLNEENRILAITQVASICYQSPKALGSESLYNRLMAESQGLPSSSFEFVPVLLDFTNEKHKEILALEFSNTKKFGELICDGKYLLTNYRALVYDFENNPKEYSFDIRTTYNTLEECKIIEEYFKVFLFKVDFPTRSQMVRHRVNWQELSRRYVSGKRVPFDFYVSEKMKDVTTEYGNTQKILDICLEHYYKALEDGVKPQEARRIIPQAGYSQIWGGFQPTQLENYFKLRLDSHAQWEIRKTAEAMKELLGN from the coding sequence ATGATAAACATGATTAACAAAAAAGAGAATATATTTGGTGATGATATCGCTTTTGTAGAGAATTGGGACTTTTCAAAAGCCAATCTAAATGAAGAAAATAGAATCTTAGCTATCACTCAAGTTGCTTCAATTTGTTATCAATCACCAAAAGCCTTAGGAAGTGAAAGTTTATATAACAGACTTATGGCAGAATCACAAGGTCTACCATCATCAAGTTTTGAATTTGTTCCTGTTTTACTTGATTTTACAAATGAAAAACATAAAGAAATTTTAGCTCTTGAATTTTCAAATACAAAAAAGTTTGGAGAATTAATTTGTGATGGGAAATATCTTCTTACAAATTATAGAGCTTTAGTTTATGATTTTGAGAATAATCCAAAAGAGTATAGCTTTGATATTAGAACCACTTATAACACACTTGAAGAGTGTAAGATTATCGAAGAATATTTCAAAGTATTTTTATTTAAAGTTGACTTCCCAACAAGATCTCAAATGGTAAGACATAGAGTAAACTGGCAAGAACTTTCAAGAAGATATGTGAGTGGGAAAAGAGTTCCTTTTGATTTTTATGTAAGTGAAAAGATGAAAGATGTAACTACTGAATATGGTAATACACAAAAGATATTAGATATTTGTTTAGAACATTATTACAAAGCTTTAGAAGATGGTGTAAAACCACAAGAAGCTAGAAGAATAATACCACAAGCTGGATATTCACAAATTTGGGGAGGTTTTCAACCAACTCAATTAGAAAACTACTTCAAACTAAGACTTGATTCTCATGCTCAATGGGAGATTAGAAAAACAGCCGAAGCGATGAAGGAATTATTAGGAAATTAA
- a CDS encoding ChaN family lipoprotein — protein MLKLLIAFITTIFLFTGCTNKVAPLTHNLEKKEDIYSIKQAKSISMQELLNEVENYPVIFVGDHHNTEKTHKFFADFINELTKKGYKLSLANEWFTPEQNSILKDYTDNKFDTATLKQKVEWDKFTKFKWEYVSPLYKAIKNNGGKLYGMNISKKDRTKISLKQFDKMSTEEKAFYDNLDLNVTAHKQLISPYLKHCDKMPSITKEPCEERMYRVQVAWDTYMAQNVAKISKEVIKTPKDKLLVFAGTMHIEQNLGIPLRFTRLSNLPYITISNEKIEKNESLKIDANKSDIVYIYEVEENNKND, from the coding sequence ATGTTAAAACTCTTAATAGCTTTTATAACTACAATTTTTTTATTTACAGGTTGTACAAATAAAGTTGCACCATTAACTCATAATCTTGAAAAAAAAGAGGATATTTACTCTATTAAACAAGCAAAAAGCATCTCTATGCAAGAACTTCTAAATGAAGTAGAAAATTATCCAGTTATTTTTGTAGGAGATCATCATAATACAGAAAAAACTCACAAATTTTTTGCAGACTTTATAAATGAACTAACTAAAAAAGGTTACAAATTAAGTCTAGCAAATGAATGGTTTACTCCTGAACAAAACTCTATATTAAAAGATTACACGGATAATAAATTTGATACAGCTACACTCAAACAAAAAGTTGAGTGGGATAAATTTACAAAATTTAAATGGGAATATGTATCACCACTTTATAAAGCTATAAAAAATAATGGTGGAAAACTTTATGGTATGAACATATCAAAAAAAGATAGAACAAAAATCTCTTTAAAGCAATTTGATAAAATGAGTACAGAAGAAAAAGCTTTTTATGACAATCTAGATTTAAATGTAACTGCTCATAAACAACTCATCTCTCCATATTTAAAGCATTGTGACAAAATGCCATCAATAACTAAAGAACCTTGTGAAGAAAGAATGTATAGAGTACAAGTTGCTTGGGATACATATATGGCACAAAATGTGGCAAAAATATCAAAAGAGGTTATAAAAACTCCAAAAGATAAACTTTTAGTTTTTGCTGGAACTATGCATATAGAGCAAAACTTAGGTATTCCTTTGAGATTTACAAGATTGAGTAATCTTCCATATATTACTATTTCAAATGAAAAAATAGAAAAAAATGAAAGTTTAAAAATAGATGCAAATAAATCTGATATAGTTTATATTTATGAAGTTGAAGAAAATAATAAAAATGATTAA
- a CDS encoding ABC transporter ATP-binding protein has product MYKIKNLTYLIQKRKILNNINIEIKPNSFLSIIGPNGCGKSTLMKTINRNIDIQEGNITLNKRDINNFEDKELALKRSVLQQSFFFPYNFKAIEIVEMGLYAYDLNPKDKKNILSYIIEKLNIEPLANKDYQGLSGGEKQKIQFARVVVQLYASCEKEKYLFLDEPTLNLDIFYQYKILDLAKELQKDLNIGICAILHDINQAYLYSDQIAMMKDGEIKYFGETKNILTYENIYDIFHVESEFVYSKRLNKEMLITTS; this is encoded by the coding sequence ATGTACAAAATAAAGAATTTAACTTATTTAATACAAAAAAGAAAAATATTAAATAATATAAATATAGAAATAAAACCAAACTCTTTTTTATCTATTATTGGTCCTAATGGTTGTGGAAAATCAACATTAATGAAAACAATTAATAGAAATATAGATATTCAAGAAGGCAATATTACTTTAAATAAAAGAGATATTAATAATTTTGAAGATAAAGAACTGGCATTAAAAAGATCTGTTCTACAACAATCTTTCTTTTTCCCTTATAATTTTAAAGCTATAGAAATTGTCGAAATGGGTCTTTATGCATATGATTTAAATCCAAAAGATAAAAAAAATATATTAAGCTATATTATAGAAAAACTAAATATAGAGCCTTTGGCAAATAAAGATTATCAAGGGCTTTCAGGTGGAGAAAAACAAAAAATTCAATTTGCTAGAGTGGTTGTACAACTTTATGCAAGTTGTGAAAAAGAAAAATATCTTTTTTTAGATGAACCCACTTTAAACTTAGATATATTTTACCAATACAAAATTTTAGATTTAGCAAAAGAGTTACAAAAAGATTTAAATATTGGAATATGTGCAATACTTCATGATATAAATCAAGCTTACCTTTATTCTGATCAGATTGCTATGATGAAAGATGGTGAGATAAAATATTTTGGAGAAACAAAAAATATTTTAACCTATGAAAATATTTATGATATTTTTCATGTTGAAAGTGAATTTGTTTACTCAAAAAGACTCAATAAAGAAATGTTAATTACTACTTCATAG
- a CDS encoding class I SAM-dependent methyltransferase — MNGNIWNADKYAQGASFVSTLAFSLVDILDAKKDEKILDLGCGEGTLAKEIQNKGAKVIGVDLSENMVTKAKENGIDAFVMGVTNLQFKDETFEKVFSNAVLHWVKDLNTSASEISRVLKKNGKFVAEFGGFGNINSLCQTMQEVFLTHDDFGEFNNPWNFVSVEEYRNILINNGFDIKSIELIPRPTKINDIKEWLDIFANGITINLSQEKKIIFKNEVEKILRKKIYDQESGWIADYVRLRVEAYKL, encoded by the coding sequence ATGAATGGTAATATTTGGAATGCAGATAAATATGCACAAGGAGCAAGTTTTGTGTCAACTTTAGCTTTTTCGTTAGTAGATATTTTAGATGCAAAAAAAGATGAAAAAATCTTAGATTTAGGCTGTGGAGAGGGAACTTTAGCAAAAGAGATTCAAAATAAAGGTGCAAAAGTAATAGGTGTTGATTTAAGTGAGAATATGGTTACAAAAGCAAAAGAGAACGGAATTGATGCTTTTGTTATGGGTGTTACAAATTTACAGTTTAAAGATGAAACTTTTGAAAAAGTATTTTCAAATGCAGTGTTACATTGGGTAAAAGATTTAAATACAAGTGCTAGTGAAATATCAAGAGTTTTAAAAAAAAATGGAAAATTTGTAGCTGAATTTGGAGGATTTGGGAATATAAACTCTTTATGCCAAACAATGCAAGAGGTTTTTTTAACTCATGATGATTTTGGAGAATTCAATAATCCTTGGAATTTTGTGAGTGTTGAAGAGTATAGAAATATTTTAATTAATAATGGTTTTGATATTAAATCAATAGAGTTAATTCCAAGACCCACAAAAATTAATGATATAAAAGAGTGGTTAGATATTTTTGCAAATGGAATTACTATAAATTTGAGCCAAGAGAAAAAAATCATTTTCAAAAATGAAGTTGAAAAGATTTTAAGAAAAAAGATATATGACCAAGAAAGTGGCTGGATTGCTGATTATGTAAGATTAAGAGTTGAAGCTTATAAACTTTGA
- a CDS encoding glutaminase: protein MNYQKILEEIEQEIQTLFSEGKVANYIPALAKVNPNQFSMSIQMFDGTSFGIGDVNKKFSIQSISKVFTFTLALNHYGRNLYKRVGHEPSGNPFNSLVQLEYENGIPRNPFINAGAIVTADSLISIYKENSFNQILEFIRMVSNDQTISYDEEIFHSELEHGFRNYALINMIKSYGNIYNNIDDVINTYFKQCSIMMSPAQLARSMLFLANHGENPLTNETIITESKAKRINSLMLTCGHYDASGDFAYKVGLPGKSGVGGGIVALVPKKMAICVYSPRLNQQGNSLIGTKALELFTTKTGLSIF from the coding sequence ATGAATTATCAAAAAATATTAGAAGAGATTGAACAAGAGATTCAAACTCTTTTTTCAGAAGGTAAAGTTGCAAACTATATACCTGCACTTGCAAAAGTAAACCCAAACCAATTTTCTATGTCCATTCAAATGTTTGATGGAACTTCTTTTGGTATTGGGGATGTAAATAAAAAATTCTCTATTCAAAGTATCTCAAAAGTTTTTACTTTCACCTTGGCTTTAAATCACTATGGAAGAAACTTATATAAAAGGGTTGGTCACGAACCATCTGGAAATCCCTTTAACTCTTTAGTTCAACTAGAATATGAAAATGGTATTCCAAGGAATCCTTTTATAAATGCAGGTGCAATAGTTACAGCTGATTCTTTAATCTCTATTTATAAAGAAAATAGTTTTAATCAAATTTTAGAGTTTATAAGAATGGTTTCTAATGACCAAACAATAAGTTATGATGAAGAAATTTTTCATTCAGAACTAGAACATGGATTTAGAAACTATGCACTTATAAATATGATAAAAAGTTATGGAAATATTTATAATAATATAGATGATGTAATAAATACATACTTTAAACAATGTTCAATTATGATGAGTCCAGCTCAACTAGCTCGTTCTATGCTTTTTTTAGCAAATCATGGAGAAAATCCTCTTACAAATGAAACTATCATAACTGAATCAAAAGCAAAAAGAATAAATTCACTTATGCTTACATGTGGTCACTATGATGCTAGTGGAGATTTTGCATATAAAGTTGGACTTCCAGGGAAAAGTGGTGTTGGAGGAGGAATAGTTGCCCTTGTTCCTAAAAAAATGGCCATTTGTGTATATTCTCCAAGATTAAATCAACAAGGAAATTCACTTATTGGAACAAAAGCTTTAGAATTATTTACAACAAAAACTGGTCTTTCAATTTTTTAA
- a CDS encoding FecCD family ABC transporter permease, whose amino-acid sequence MTKIKKSAIGIFLVLLIISMFLNLAIGAFSISSSEILNALLCPEENKIYYQVIMDIRFPRILLGVLVGIAFGISGAMMQTLFKNPLADPGLIGVSAGASAGVVIFMLLGSFLPNFLYNSFLSYLSLPFSAFLGASITIFIIYKLATVYNKVAVTVMLLAGIAINAMLGALVGLFTYVSTEEELKSFTFWTMGSLANGDMKVILTLIPIVLVTYLFAYRKKVELNLMLLGEDEARNSGVNAEKLKKMIILFVSLSIGASVAFCGIIGFIGLVVPHIARLIVGSNHKFFIPLSAILGAFVLLWADSLSRTIIAPAELPIGIITAILGAPFFLWLLLKNRQNSMA is encoded by the coding sequence ATGACAAAAATAAAAAAATCAGCTATAGGAATATTTTTAGTTTTACTAATAATATCGATGTTTTTAAATTTAGCTATAGGAGCATTTAGTATTTCAAGTAGTGAAATTCTAAATGCTTTACTCTGCCCTGAAGAGAATAAAATATATTATCAAGTAATAATGGATATAAGATTCCCTAGAATTCTTTTAGGAGTACTTGTAGGAATTGCTTTTGGTATTAGTGGAGCAATGATGCAAACACTTTTTAAAAATCCTCTTGCAGATCCTGGATTAATAGGAGTTTCAGCAGGTGCAAGTGCAGGAGTTGTGATATTTATGCTGCTTGGAAGTTTTTTACCAAATTTTCTTTACAATAGTTTTTTATCTTATCTTTCTTTACCTTTTAGTGCATTTTTAGGTGCTAGTATTACTATTTTTATCATTTATAAATTAGCAACAGTTTATAACAAAGTGGCTGTAACTGTTATGCTTTTGGCAGGTATTGCCATAAATGCTATGCTTGGAGCGTTAGTTGGATTATTCACTTATGTTAGTACAGAAGAAGAACTTAAAAGTTTTACTTTTTGGACAATGGGAAGTTTAGCAAACGGTGATATGAAAGTTATTTTGACTTTGATTCCAATAGTTTTAGTAACATATCTTTTTGCTTATAGAAAAAAAGTTGAATTAAACTTAATGTTATTAGGAGAAGATGAAGCTAGAAATTCAGGAGTAAATGCTGAAAAACTTAAAAAAATGATAATACTTTTTGTTTCATTATCTATTGGTGCAAGCGTTGCTTTTTGTGGGATAATTGGATTTATAGGTTTAGTAGTTCCTCACATAGCAAGACTTATAGTTGGCTCTAATCACAAATTTTTTATACCGTTAAGTGCTATTTTAGGTGCTTTTGTTTTATTATGGGCAGACAGTTTATCAAGAACTATAATTGCTCCTGCTGAGTTACCAATTGGAATTATTACTGCTATTTTAGGTGCACCTTTTTTCTTGTGGCTTTTACTTAAAAATAGACAAAATTCTATGGCTTAA
- a CDS encoding TonB-dependent receptor plug domain-containing protein: MYKQSLFTISALAILTSSVIANEEINKNTTKLNEIIVTAKSNKSIDDISSSVTVITAEEIARLNATSIKDILVKQAGIIETVNSSSLAGRKSISIRGLDSSYTLILIDGKKISPTDAYIGHSDFQYSWVPVNMIERIEIIKGPKSSIYGSQAIGGVINIITKKDTKKIYGEIDIQSGFSSAEKGGDEENISANIGGNISDKLFMFVGANKYNRDYTVGSEITGFDHTYMEGIDNESANIKLQYNFDDTQSIYTSYIKGEEKRELEDYPEYYNLKRDIYSIGYKKSFEKISFDIDYSKTKLDSKYKGGSSSTMNYITKLTNDSLKAEAKVTALKYNDIVLGAETSKETHDREYPMTGQSKWNFESKTNAYYIQDEIELGNFIFTLGGRYDDNEKYGNEFSSNIGSIYKIDDNQRLKLNYGEGFKAPLLTQGSSGYISMGIQGNDNLKAETSKSYELAYELYGNNTTFKASVFKTDLENMIKSEGHGTGSKYVNVDEAEAKGFELSINYDITEDHQINTNYTYVKTENKQIGKDLTYKPEHTFNIGLTSKLAWGISSYISANYLGEQYVDEANLEKVGGYTILNTQISKELTKNLTARIGVDNITDKDFEDANPYVLKRRLAYVGLNYKF, encoded by the coding sequence GTGTATAAACAAAGTCTATTTACAATTTCAGCTCTTGCAATACTTACATCAAGTGTAATTGCAAATGAAGAGATAAACAAAAATACAACAAAGTTAAATGAAATAATAGTAACTGCAAAATCAAATAAATCAATAGATGATATTTCAAGTTCAGTTACAGTTATAACAGCAGAAGAAATAGCTAGATTAAATGCAACAAGTATCAAAGATATTTTAGTTAAGCAAGCAGGAATTATTGAAACTGTAAATTCATCTTCATTAGCTGGAAGAAAAAGTATCTCTATTCGAGGTCTTGATTCAAGTTATACATTAATTTTAATTGATGGTAAGAAAATAAGTCCAACAGATGCTTATATTGGACATAGTGATTTTCAATATTCATGGGTTCCTGTTAATATGATTGAAAGAATTGAGATTATAAAAGGGCCAAAAAGTTCTATTTATGGTTCACAAGCTATCGGTGGAGTGATAAATATTATCACAAAAAAAGATACTAAAAAAATTTATGGAGAAATAGATATTCAATCTGGTTTCTCTTCTGCTGAAAAAGGTGGAGACGAAGAGAATATTAGTGCAAATATAGGTGGAAATATTTCTGATAAACTTTTTATGTTTGTTGGTGCGAATAAATATAATAGAGATTATACAGTAGGTTCTGAAATTACAGGATTTGATCATACATACATGGAAGGTATTGATAATGAAAGTGCAAATATCAAACTCCAATATAATTTTGATGATACACAAAGTATTTATACTTCATATATAAAAGGTGAAGAAAAAAGAGAACTAGAAGACTATCCAGAATATTATAATTTGAAAAGAGATATATATAGTATTGGCTATAAAAAAAGTTTTGAAAAAATATCTTTTGATATAGATTATTCTAAAACAAAATTAGATTCAAAATATAAAGGAGGTTCATCATCTACTATGAACTATATTACTAAACTTACTAATGATTCTTTAAAAGCAGAAGCAAAAGTTACAGCACTAAAATATAATGATATTGTTTTAGGGGCTGAAACATCAAAAGAGACTCATGATAGAGAATACCCAATGACTGGTCAATCAAAATGGAATTTTGAGTCTAAAACTAATGCTTATTATATTCAAGATGAAATAGAACTAGGAAACTTTATCTTCACTCTTGGTGGAAGATATGATGATAATGAAAAATATGGAAATGAATTTTCATCAAATATTGGTTCAATATATAAAATAGATGATAACCAAAGATTAAAATTAAACTATGGAGAAGGATTTAAAGCTCCCCTTTTAACTCAAGGTTCAAGTGGATATATTTCTATGGGTATTCAAGGTAATGATAATCTAAAAGCAGAAACTTCAAAATCTTATGAACTAGCTTATGAATTATATGGAAATAATACTACATTTAAAGCATCTGTATTTAAAACAGATTTAGAAAATATGATTAAATCGGAAGGACATGGAACAGGGTCAAAATATGTAAATGTTGATGAAGCAGAAGCTAAAGGATTTGAACTAAGTATTAATTATGATATTACAGAAGATCATCAAATAAATACAAATTATACTTATGTTAAAACAGAAAATAAACAAATAGGAAAAGATTTAACTTATAAACCTGAACACACATTTAATATTGGTTTAACTTCTAAATTAGCTTGGGGTATATCATCTTATATAAGTGCAAACTATCTAGGAGAACAATATGTTGATGAAGCTAATTTAGAAAAAGTTGGTGGTTATACAATTTTAAATACTCAAATTTCTAAAGAACTTACTAAAAATTTAACCGCAAGAATTGGTGTTGATAATATTACTGATAAAGATTTTGAAGATGCCAATCCTTATGTATTAAAAAGAAGACTTGCTTATGTAGGATTAAACTATAAATTTTAA